The following proteins are encoded in a genomic region of Bacillus sp. Marseille-Q1617:
- a CDS encoding spore germination protein, which translates to MFRRNKAAANLEKNAAHSFDVGKFKQEIKSYVSSSDDLIFRILQPNEQKIILVYFEDLVNVNSLNTSIIRPLEEYKDELDAETIANKINIANITRTNQISEVVEQLANGSAYMFRENDSYGVIADVQDKATRGLEKAETESLVFGPKIAFTESISKNLNLIRSNINDPKLCVETLMIGTRAKKKVQMVYIRDIADEENVNTFRQRIKDLEVDSIIDSTVLSQMIEDNSLTVFPQFITTELPDRLTISLLHGKIGLLVDRSPTVIIGPSTFMNFFESTEDIYMRWNMGTFLRIIRFIAIFFSVLLTPAYVAVLTFHYEVIPSALLVSLGQSRSNVPFPPVFEALLLEFVIELLREAGARLPTKVGQTMGIVGGIVIGQAAVDAGFTSNILIIIIAISALGSFTAPSYAIGTAVRMIRFPIILMAGLYGGGGIMFCFCFILIHLLKVTTLGRPYLSPVYPLRFSDLKYSLFRLPYQFLLQRPITNHPVDTNRIPAKKRKQKKDVDE; encoded by the coding sequence GTGTTCAGACGCAATAAAGCAGCTGCTAACCTGGAAAAGAACGCTGCTCATAGCTTCGATGTAGGAAAATTCAAACAAGAAATAAAATCGTATGTGAGCAGCAGTGATGATTTGATTTTTAGGATTCTGCAGCCGAATGAGCAGAAAATCATCCTCGTTTATTTTGAAGATTTAGTCAATGTAAATTCATTAAACACGTCTATCATACGTCCGCTTGAAGAATACAAGGATGAACTGGACGCTGAAACAATCGCAAATAAGATAAATATAGCGAACATTACACGGACAAATCAAATTAGCGAGGTAGTTGAACAGTTGGCAAATGGTTCAGCTTATATGTTCAGAGAAAACGATTCTTATGGGGTCATCGCAGATGTACAGGATAAAGCGACTCGCGGATTAGAAAAGGCTGAAACTGAATCACTTGTCTTCGGCCCCAAAATAGCTTTTACGGAATCGATTTCTAAAAATTTGAACCTCATACGCTCAAATATCAACGATCCCAAGCTTTGTGTAGAGACGCTAATGATTGGTACACGTGCCAAAAAGAAAGTTCAGATGGTCTATATAAGAGATATAGCAGATGAGGAAAACGTCAATACATTCAGACAAAGGATCAAGGATCTTGAGGTGGATAGCATCATTGATTCGACGGTGCTGTCACAGATGATAGAAGACAACTCCCTGACTGTCTTTCCTCAATTCATCACTACTGAACTTCCCGACCGGCTCACGATTTCACTGCTGCACGGAAAAATCGGTCTGCTCGTGGACAGAAGTCCTACTGTGATCATCGGTCCATCTACTTTTATGAATTTCTTTGAATCAACTGAAGATATCTATATGAGATGGAATATGGGGACTTTCCTCCGGATCATACGATTCATTGCCATATTCTTTTCAGTTTTATTAACGCCGGCGTACGTAGCCGTGCTCACTTTTCATTATGAGGTCATCCCTTCCGCGCTATTGGTTTCTTTAGGCCAATCACGATCCAATGTCCCGTTTCCTCCAGTATTCGAAGCGTTACTTTTGGAATTTGTCATAGAGCTCTTAAGGGAAGCAGGAGCCAGGCTTCCTACTAAAGTCGGTCAGACGATGGGTATCGTTGGAGGTATTGTTATCGGACAGGCTGCTGTAGACGCAGGATTCACCAGTAATATCCTGATCATCATCATTGCCATAAGCGCCCTGGGATCCTTTACCGCACCGAGTTATGCCATTGGTACAGCGGTGCGCATGATCCGCTTTCCTATCATTTTGATGGCGGGTTTGTACGGCGGGGGGGGCATCATGTTTTGTTTTTGTTTCATTCTGATTCACTTATTGAAAGTGACGACATTGGGACGGCCATATTTGTCACCCGTTTACCCACTCAGATTTTCAGACTTGAAGTATAGTCTTTTCCGTCTCCCTTATCAATTTTTATTACAGCGCCCGATAACGAATCATCCAGTAGATACGAATCGAATTCCCGCTAAAAAAAGAAAGCAGAAAAAAGATGTGGACGAATGA
- a CDS encoding YuzL family protein — translation MSRKKEDPSKAMLGSSQVEGQGTTNQELSGGTKADSSRSKKKK, via the coding sequence ATGAGTAGAAAAAAAGAAGATCCATCTAAGGCAATGCTGGGCTCTTCCCAGGTAGAAGGGCAAGGAACGACCAATCAAGAGTTATCCGGAGGGACGAAAGCAGATTCTTCAAGGTCGAAGAAGAAAAAATAA
- a CDS encoding cold-inducible protein YdjO-related protein — MAFGRRNQVEEEIKTEETEIWACSSVDCKGWMRDNFKSEETPKCPLCNADMEKSTKVLQVVDNPHPTMKSS; from the coding sequence ATGGCTTTTGGTCGTCGAAATCAAGTAGAAGAAGAAATTAAAACCGAGGAAACAGAAATTTGGGCTTGTTCTTCTGTTGATTGCAAAGGGTGGATGAGGGATAACTTCAAGAGCGAAGAAACTCCTAAATGCCCGCTTTGCAACGCTGACATGGAAAAATCAACGAAAGTTCTGCAAGTAGTGGATAATCCCCATCCAACAATGAAATCGTCCTGA
- a CDS encoding amidohydrolase: MIIDNVRLYDGQDFKQEGGVHHVIIEEGKIREIRKGKTEEHGAHVVDGKERVMTPAFHDSHMHFLRYGLMKRELDLRHVTSWEHMKEEVRVHYPQMEKGDWVVGRGLDDSSFTDRDSLIQAKDLDELHLHTYMFFLHQDGHECVVNHKVMDLLKQEEEFSDIPDAFKETDGEGNWTGRFKDTAVHFIKHHFRSRDTEDAIDALKYGIPHLLKHGITTIHSEDLNFIGSFDRLWSAYTALEKVGKLPIKAYLHHYIFKKKHLEDYLQSHPFRTGEGTEKVKVGAVKVFLDGTQRLHTSAMRIPYKDKKDTAGNLVYSQEELNDIVKLAGQNRMQVAVHAIGDRAVEQAITAFEQPEANTETLRHRIIHAQTLGQDLLYRLKKLHAVIETQPSFLLSEWDKKEKWTGEELAPYCDAFKSMLNHNVPITLSSDLPIGSLNPFEGIFAAVNRTDYKGNPGGGWQPQEKLAVDEAFIGYTSTPTLIELNEEHNQGRLTIGERADFLLLDRHPLEVAENQLHHIQVVETWAEGEKVYSNK, translated from the coding sequence TTGATCATTGATAACGTAAGATTATATGATGGACAGGATTTCAAACAAGAAGGCGGGGTCCATCATGTGATCATTGAAGAGGGAAAAATAAGAGAAATCCGCAAAGGGAAAACGGAGGAACACGGCGCACATGTCGTGGATGGCAAGGAGAGGGTCATGACCCCTGCATTCCATGATTCCCATATGCATTTCCTGCGCTACGGCTTGATGAAAAGGGAATTGGACCTGAGGCATGTAACGAGCTGGGAACATATGAAGGAAGAAGTGCGCGTACATTATCCTCAAATGGAAAAGGGTGACTGGGTTGTAGGGAGAGGGCTGGACGACAGTTCATTCACTGACCGTGATTCTCTTATCCAGGCAAAGGACCTGGATGAGCTGCACCTTCATACATATATGTTCTTCCTGCATCAGGACGGGCATGAATGTGTTGTTAATCATAAAGTGATGGATCTCCTGAAACAGGAAGAAGAATTCTCTGACATCCCGGACGCTTTTAAGGAGACGGATGGTGAAGGAAATTGGACAGGGCGCTTCAAGGATACGGCTGTTCACTTTATCAAACATCATTTTCGCAGCAGGGACACTGAAGATGCAATAGATGCCCTGAAATACGGCATCCCCCATCTCCTCAAACACGGGATCACCACCATCCACTCTGAGGATTTGAACTTCATCGGATCATTTGACCGCCTATGGAGCGCCTACACTGCATTAGAGAAAGTAGGAAAGCTTCCGATCAAGGCTTATCTGCATCACTATATCTTCAAAAAGAAACATCTGGAGGACTATCTGCAGTCGCATCCATTCCGTACCGGTGAAGGAACGGAAAAAGTGAAGGTGGGAGCGGTGAAGGTTTTCCTTGACGGGACTCAAAGGTTACATACTTCTGCGATGAGAATCCCGTATAAAGATAAAAAGGATACGGCAGGAAATCTTGTCTATTCACAAGAGGAACTGAATGATATTGTAAAGCTTGCCGGCCAGAACAGGATGCAGGTGGCGGTGCACGCCATCGGGGACAGGGCAGTGGAACAGGCGATAACAGCGTTTGAGCAGCCTGAGGCGAATACAGAAACCCTGCGGCACAGGATCATCCATGCCCAAACTCTGGGACAAGATCTTCTTTACCGATTGAAGAAGCTTCACGCTGTCATTGAGACCCAGCCATCTTTCCTCCTCAGTGAGTGGGATAAGAAAGAAAAGTGGACAGGAGAGGAGCTGGCACCGTACTGTGATGCATTCAAGAGTATGCTCAATCACAATGTTCCGATTACACTCAGTTCTGATTTGCCCATTGGTTCGCTTAATCCTTTTGAAGGGATCTTTGCTGCAGTGAATCGGACCGACTATAAAGGAAACCCGGGAGGCGGCTGGCAGCCCCAGGAAAAGCTTGCCGTAGATGAAGCTTTTATTGGCTATACCTCGACCCCGACACTCATCGAATTGAACGAGGAGCATAATCAAGGCAGGCTGACTATTGGAGAAAGGGCAGATTTCCTGCTCCTCGATCGGCATCCTCTGGAAGTCGCTGAAAACCAGCTTCATCATATTCAAGTGGTGGAGACATGGGCTGAAGGTGAAAAAGTTTACAGTAATAAATGA